The nucleotide sequence CCATCCATTTTATATACAATTTATTAATGGGGTCGGGGTGGAATACTAATCAAAAAAAGAATGCTGACCTCGCCTCAGACCAATATTATGAAAGTTTTTTTAATGATATAAAAGAGATACAGAGTAATATATTGTATTTAACCGAAAATTGTCATTAAATTATGGACCTCTCCATAGTAATTCTAAATTATAAAACCAGAGGATTTTTAAAGACCTGTATCCGCGGGATAGAGATGTTTAACCATGGGCTAAATTATGAGATAATAGTAGTGGATAACGCCTCGGGCGACGGTTCGGCGGAAATGATTAAGGAAAATTTTCCCAATGTTAAGTTGATTGAAGCGCCGGTGAATTTAGGCCACGCCAAAGGAAATAATTTAGGAATAAAAGAAGCGCAAGGCAAATACATTTTACTTTTAAATACCGACATTGCTCCGCTTGAAGGAGGGGTAAAGAATCTGTATGACTTTTTGGAAAAGACGCCGGATATTGGTTTGGCCGGGGCTAAATTATTAAATCCCGACAAAACGCCGCAACAGTCCTGTTTGCGTTTTCCCTCAAAACTCACGCCGCTTTTCCGCCGCACTTTTTTGGGACGTTGGTCTTTTGCTAAAGCGGATATAAGTCGTTATGTTATGGCAGACTTTTGCCATGATCGCAGCTGCCCCGTAGAATGGGTGATGAGCAGCGCCATTATGGTGAGGCGAGAGGCGATGAAGAAAGTTGGTTTGATGGATGAAAGGTTCTTTGTCTATTTTGCTGACGTTGACTGGTGCCGCCGGTTTTGGGA is from Patescibacteria group bacterium and encodes:
- a CDS encoding glycosyltransferase family 2 protein produces the protein MDLSIVILNYKTRGFLKTCIRGIEMFNHGLNYEIIVVDNASGDGSAEMIKENFPNVKLIEAPVNLGHAKGNNLGIKEAQGKYILLLNTDIAPLEGGVKNLYDFLEKTPDIGLAGAKLLNPDKTPQQSCLRFPSKLTPLFRRTFLGRWSFAKADISRYVMADFCHDRSCPVEWVMSSAIMVRREAMKKVGLMDERFFVYFADVDWCRRFWENGYKVYYVAEAPMVHYHRRESAENKGLASVFNPLTRIHIKDWIKYLRKYKNSDTPQIYGN